The Streptomyces sp. NBC_01775 genome includes a region encoding these proteins:
- a CDS encoding ATP-binding protein — MADTQEATMTLPSAPASVTAARRYVTEVLQEWGLPGDAETVDTLRLIVSELATNAVQHTRGRSPDFTVELRLDGAEQLSLGVTDSDPRGPQRLPAAVRQDNGRGLIIIRALTSEAGGRLTVTPTPEGGKTVRVTLPWVPVPTG; from the coding sequence ATGGCTGACACTCAGGAAGCGACCATGACCCTGCCGAGCGCGCCGGCCTCGGTAACCGCGGCCCGCAGATACGTCACCGAGGTGCTCCAAGAGTGGGGCCTGCCCGGCGACGCCGAAACGGTGGACACCCTCCGGCTGATCGTCTCGGAGCTGGCGACCAACGCCGTGCAGCACACCCGGGGCCGGTCCCCGGACTTCACCGTCGAGCTGCGTCTGGACGGCGCCGAACAGCTGAGCCTCGGTGTGACCGACAGCGACCCCCGCGGTCCCCAGCGGCTCCCCGCCGCCGTGCGGCAGGACAACGGGCGCGGACTCATCATCATCCGCGCCCTCACCTCCGAGGCAGGCGGCCGGCTGACCGTCACGCCCACCCCCGAGGGCGGCAAAACGGTCCGGGTCACCCTGCCCTGGGTGCCCGTCCCCACGGGCTGA
- a CDS encoding DUF6328 family protein produces the protein MDDTRNETPLERADRNFAELLQELRVLQTGVQILFAFLLTLAFTPRFPSLDTVQRGIYVVTLLLTVSAAMLLIAPAAVHRVLFGRGVKRLIVEVSSRLAGCGMGLLALAFTGSVLLIADVVVGRAAGLAVAGGVLAGCVGLWAAMPWQLRRRAARRW, from the coding sequence ATGGACGACACCCGGAACGAGACGCCGTTGGAACGCGCCGACCGCAACTTCGCCGAGCTGCTCCAGGAGTTGCGCGTGCTCCAGACAGGCGTTCAGATTCTCTTCGCCTTTCTGCTGACCCTCGCCTTCACTCCCCGCTTCCCCTCGCTGGACACCGTGCAGCGGGGGATCTACGTGGTGACGCTGCTGCTGACAGTCTCCGCCGCGATGCTGCTGATCGCTCCCGCGGCCGTGCACCGGGTGCTGTTCGGGCGCGGCGTCAAGCGGCTGATCGTGGAAGTCTCCTCGCGGCTGGCCGGGTGCGGGATGGGCTTGCTGGCGCTGGCCTTCACCGGCTCCGTACTGCTGATAGCCGACGTGGTCGTGGGGCGGGCCGCCGGGCTCGCCGTGGCGGGCGGGGTACTGGCGGGGTGTGTGGGGCTGTGGGCCGCGATGCCCTGGCAGCTGCGCAGACGCGCGGCTCGCCGATGGTGA
- a CDS encoding helix-turn-helix domain-containing protein yields MRHAPAVRRKKLGSELRRLRDKAGVTSREAALLVGWHQSKVSRIETGRSGIKLRDLSMLLEAYDVTDPELCAMLTALAGADAPATDVGPGPGQGHAPHNGRRTGGAGGVRRGWWYAYRDLLPPAYRDFISLESDAVRERTLETTVVPGLLQTEAYAREVTRAALGGVGPRARIESLVEVRGARQSVLWRSPPLALDVVLDEAVLRREVGGCAVMREQLRALARAAELPHVRLQVLPFASGVHIGVTGPFVIFSFSSISDLDVVVLDHLTSSLYLEEHDELRAYCAAFDTLRAHALSYEDSLAFIARTAEGT; encoded by the coding sequence ATGCGACACGCTCCTGCGGTACGGCGCAAGAAGCTGGGCTCCGAGCTGCGGAGGCTGCGCGACAAGGCCGGGGTGACGAGCAGGGAGGCCGCCTTACTGGTGGGCTGGCACCAGTCGAAGGTGAGCAGGATCGAGACGGGCCGCAGCGGCATCAAGCTGCGGGACTTGTCGATGCTCCTGGAGGCGTACGACGTCACGGATCCGGAGCTGTGCGCGATGCTGACCGCGCTGGCGGGCGCCGACGCGCCCGCCACGGACGTCGGTCCCGGCCCCGGACAGGGCCACGCGCCGCACAACGGGCGGCGTACGGGCGGCGCGGGAGGGGTGCGGCGGGGCTGGTGGTACGCGTACCGGGACCTGCTGCCGCCCGCCTACCGGGACTTCATCTCGCTGGAGTCGGACGCTGTACGGGAGCGGACGCTGGAGACCACCGTCGTCCCCGGGCTGCTACAGACCGAGGCGTACGCGCGTGAGGTCACGCGCGCCGCGCTGGGCGGGGTGGGGCCGCGGGCCAGGATCGAGTCGCTTGTGGAGGTGCGCGGGGCGCGGCAGAGCGTGCTGTGGCGCTCGCCGCCGCTGGCGCTGGACGTGGTGCTGGATGAGGCCGTGCTCCGCCGTGAGGTGGGCGGTTGCGCGGTGATGCGCGAGCAGCTGCGGGCGCTGGCGCGGGCGGCGGAACTACCACATGTGCGGCTTCAAGTACTGCCGTTTGCCAGCGGTGTGCACATAGGCGTCACAGGCCCTTTCGTCATCTTCTCATTTTCGAGCATTTCTGACTTGGATGTGGTTGTTCTCGACCATCTGACGAGTAGCCTCTACCTGGAGGAGCACGACGAACTCAGGGCGTACTGCGCCGCGTTCGACACCTTGCGGGCTCATGCCCTGTCGTACGAGGACTCGCTGGCGTTCATCGCCAGGACCGCTGAGGGCACATGA
- a CDS encoding DUF397 domain-containing protein: MSASPHHSHAPGPSYTPRWIRSSYSTGTNNCLEAARGSGRLAVRDSKDPARGALSVGGAAWTSFVAVVKEPSGAGHLSGGRSPVGRS, from the coding sequence ATGTCGGCATCGCCTCACCACTCGCACGCACCCGGCCCGTCGTACACACCACGCTGGATCCGCAGCAGCTACAGCACCGGAACGAACAACTGCCTGGAGGCCGCCCGGGGGAGCGGGCGCCTGGCCGTACGCGACAGCAAGGACCCCGCACGCGGCGCGCTGAGTGTCGGCGGCGCGGCGTGGACGTCCTTCGTCGCCGTGGTCAAGGAGCCGAGCGGGGCGGGACACCTGAGCGGCGGGCGGTCGCCCGTCGGCAGGAGCTGA